The Catenulispora sp. MAP5-51 DNA segment ATCAACCGCGCGCAGGACGCCCTGGAGCTGGTCCACCTGGCCCAGTACGGCAGCCACGGCACCACCACCGCCCGCATGCAGTCGCTGCTGGCGGCGATGGAGGCCCGCGCCTACGCCAACCTCGGCGACAGCGACAACTGCCGCCGCGCGGTGGCCGCCGCAGAGGACCTGTTCCCGGGCGAGGAGGGCGGCCGGGCGCGCTCGGCGGACCCGGCCTGGCTGGCCTTCTTCACCGAGGCCGAGCTGTACGGGGAGAACGGCCACTCCTTCCGCGACCTGGCCTACCGCTATCCTCAGCTGGCCGAGCAGGCCGCGAAGAACATCGACCGGGCCGTGGAGCTGCTCTCGGTCGACGAGTCCTACCTGCGCAGCCGGGCGCTGAACGTGGTCGGGATGGCCACGGTCCGGCTCCAGCAGCGCGAGCCCGAGGCGGCCGTGGCCTACCTGCACGGCGGCGCCGAGCTGGTGCAGCGCCTGCGGTCCAAGCGGGTCGAGGACCGGCTGCGCACCACCGCCGGCAACCTGTTCGCGCGCTACCCCGACGTCCGCTCGGTCCGCGAGGTGCACGAGCGCACCGTGGCGGTGCTGCCGGCGGCGGCGTGAGCCGCTGATCAGGCATTCGTAACAGGAGGCTGATACATGTCCGTTTTGTAACCAACCTTCTCATCTGTTGGGACAAGTTCACCCCGACGTAACATGCGGGCGGCATCTGTCACGGCTCCGAAACACTCGGCGGCGTCACCGGAAACGGTGCGCCGCCAATCTCCTTCACATCGTCCGTCGAATCAGGTGAGGGAGAAGCGATGCCATCCGCGTTTAGCTCAGGTGACACCGCTTGGGTGCTCGCGAGTTCAGCACTCGTGCTGCTCATGACACCGGGGCTGGCGTTCTTCTACGGCGGCATGGTCCGCGCGAAGAGCGTCCTGAACATGCTCATGATGAACTTCATCGCCATCGCCGTGGTGACCATTCTGTGGGTGCTCTACGGCTGGTCGGTGTCGTTCGGCAACGTCGGTTCGGGGGACGGCAGCGGCAACGGCTTCTGGGGCGGTCTGCACCAGTGGGCGCTGCACGACATCGGCCAGGGCTTCGGCTCCGGCGCCAGCGGCGGCTCGCTGTTCGGCGCCACCGGGGTGCCGACCATCGCGGTCGTCTGCTTCCAGCTGATGTTCGCGATCATCACCCCGGCGCTGATCTCCGGATCGCTGGCCGACCGGACCAAGTTCGTCGGCTGGACCGTCTACGTGGCGGCCTGGGTGACGCTGGTCTACTTCCCGGTCGCGCACTGGGTGTTCTCGCCCAACGGCTTCATCAACAAGAACCTGCACGTCATGGACTTCGCCGGCGGGACCGCGGTCCACATCAACGCCGGTGCCGCGGGCCTGGCGATGGCGCTGGTGCTCGGCAAGCGCGTGGGCTTCGGCCGGGACCCGATGCGGCCGCACAACGTGCCGTTCGTGATGCTCGGCGTCGGCCTGCTGTGGTTCGGCTGGTTCGGCTTCAACGCCGGCTCCGCCCTGGGCGCCAACGGCCAGGCTTCCATGGTCTTCATCAACACCCAGATCGCCACCTGCACCGCCATGGTCGGCTGGCTGATCGCCGAGAAGATCCAGCACGGCACCTTCACCTCGCTGGGCGCCGCCTCCGGCGCCGTGGCCGGCCTGGTCGCGATCACCCCGGCCTGTGCCTCGGTCTCGCCGCTGGGCGCCATGTTCGTCGGCCTGATCCCGGGCTTCGTCTGCTGCTACGCGATCAACCTGAAGAACAAGTTCGGCTATGACGACTCGCTGGACGTGGTCGGCGTGCACCTGGTCGGCGGCATCCTGGGCACCGTGCTGATCGGCTTCTTCGCCACCAAGGAGATGGTCTCCGGCTACGCCAACGGCGCCAAGGCCGGCCTGTTCTACGGCGGCGGCGTCGACCAGCTCCTCTCGCAGTGCGCGGGGGCCGGGATCGTGCTCGGGTACTCGTTCGTGGTCTCCTACATCCTGGGCGTGATCCTGCACAAGACCATCGGCATGCGGATCAGCGCGGACGCCGAGGTCGAGGGCATCGACAGCACCGAGCACTCGGAGACCGCGTACGACTGGGGCCGGCTGGCCGGCTCGCTGCGGACCGCGCTGGCCGCGGCCGAGGCGCCGTCGCCCGCGAAGGCCGACAAGGCTGACAAGGCTGAGAAGGCCGACAACGACGTCACGGAGGGTGTGAAGGCATGAAGCTGATCACGGCGATCGTCAAGCCGTTCAAGCTGGAGGAGGTCAAGGACGCGCTGCAGCAGTTCGGCGTCCACGGCATCACGGTCTCCGAGGCCAGCGGCTACGGCCGCCAGCGCGGCCACACCGAGGTCTACCGGGGCGCGGAGTACACCGTCGACCTGGTGCCCAAGCTCCGCGTCGAGGTCCTGTGCGAGGACGAGGACGTCGAAGCCCTGGTGGACGTGGTCGTCAAGGCCGCGGTGACCGGCAAGATCGGCGACGGCAAGGTCTGGGTCACCCCGGTCGACGAGGTGGTCCGGGTCCGCACCGGCGAGACCGGGGGCGCGGCCCTGTAGCGGGGCCCGGCCCGGGAAACATGGACCACCATGGACCAGCATCGTGAGGGAGCCGGCGGCCGGCCCGATCAGCAGATCGGGCCGGCCGTCCGGCGTGCGCGCTCGGATGCCGCGGACGCGTTCCTGGCCTCGCTCCTGCCGGACGAGCCGGGCATCGCCTTAGTGGCCGTCGGCGGCTACGGCCGCCAAGAGCTGTCCCCGGGCTCCGACCTGGACGTGGTGCTGCTGCACGCGGCCACGCTGGGCCCGCAGGCCATAGGCGCTATCGCGGAGAAGATCTGGTACCCGGTCTGGGACTCCGGCTGGAAGCTGGACCACTCGGTCCGCACCGTCCAGGAGGCGCTCGAGCTGGCCCGCACCGACCTGGCCGTGGCCACCGGCCTGCTCGACGCCCGCCTGGTCGCCGGCGACGCGGACCTGGTGGCCCCGGTGCGCGCCGGCGTCTTCGCCGACTGGCGCCGCGACGCCCCGCGCCGCCTGCGCGACCTGCGCGAGGAGTACGCCGCCCGCCTGGCCCGGCACGGCGAGCTGGCCTACCGCCTGGAGGGCGACCTGAAGGAGGCGCGCGGCGGCCTGCGCGACTCGGCGATGCTGCGCTTCATCTCGGCGACCTGGCTGGTGGACGTGCCGCACGGGGCGCCCGAGCGGGCCCGGGAGTTCCTGCTGGACGTGCGCGACGCCCTGCACGGAGTGTCGGGACGCGCCCTGGACCGGCTGCTCCTGCAGGAGCAGGACGGGGTCGCGGCACTGCTGCGGGACGCCGGAGTGCTCGGCGACCAGGACGACCGCACCCTGACCAGCCCGCTGGAGGCCGACGAACTGTTCGCCGCGGACCTGGGTTCGGCCGGCGGCGCAGCGGTGAGCGCTTCGGCTGGCGGCGCCCTGACTGGTGGCGAACTGCCTGGCAGCGAACAGCCCGGCGATCCGTCCAGCGGCCTGCGTGATCCCGCGGTCGGCAGCATCAGCATCGCCGAGCTCTACACCACCGACGCCGACCTCCTCATGCGCCGCGTGGCCGAAGCCGCCACCACCATCGCCTACACCGCCGAAGCCGCCTGGCGCCAGGTCGACGCGGCGCTGGTCGCCCGCAACCCCGCGCGGCGTCCCGTGCGGCGGCCCCTGGCCGACGGCGTCGTGGAACAGGACGGCGAGGTCTTCCTGGCCCGCGCCGCCGCGCCCTCGCGCGACCCCGTCCTGGTGCTGCGGGCCGCCGCCGCGGCCGCCGAGTCGGGCCTCTCCTTCGCGCCCAACACCCTGCGCCGGCTCGCCGAGGAGTCGGCACCGCTGCCGCGCCCGTGGCCGCGGGAGGCGCGCGAAGCCTTCGTGACCCTGCTCGGCGCCGGATCCGGCCTGATCCCGGTGTGGGAGGCGCTCGACCGCTCTGGAATCCTGCACGCGCTGCTGCCCGAGTGGCGCCGCATCAGGTCCCTGCCGCAGCGGAACAGCCTGCACGTCCACACCGTCGACCGGCACACGCTCCAGACCGTCGTCGCCGCCTCCGACCTGCCGCGCGGCGTCGACCGTCCCGACCTGCTGCTGGTCGCCGCGCTGCTGCACGACATCGGCAAGGGGCTGCCCGGCGACCACTCCGAGACCGGCGCGGAGCTGACCCGGCAGCTGGCGCCCGCGTTCGGGTTCAACGACGCCGACGTCAGCACCCTGACCGGCCTGGTGCGCCATCACCTGCTGCTGCCCGACCTGGCCACCGCCCGCGACCCCGACGACCCGGCCACGCTGGAGGCGCTCCTGGGCGCCCTGTCCGAACTGGCCGCCCCGCGCGTGGAGGCGCTGCGCCTGCTGCGCGCGCTGTCCGAGGCCGACAGCAAGGCGACCGGCCCCGCGGCCTGGAACCCCTGGCGCTCCGGCCTGTACCACGGCCTGGCCGTGCGGGCCGAGGCCGCCCTGCTGGGCGTCGACCCGCCGGTCGCCGAGCCGTCCGATCCGGCGCGGGCCGAGGAGCTGGCCGCCCGCAGCCGGGCGTCGGCCGACGGCATCGTCGTCGAGGTGCAGGGCGCGCAGGCGGTCTCCGTCGCGGCTCCCGACCGGATCGGCATCCTGGCCGCCGTCGCCGGCGTGCTGGCGCTGCGCCGCCTGACCATCCGCGCCGCCACCAGCGAGACCGTCGACGGCGTCGTCGTCCAGCGCTGGCTGGTCGCCGCCGACTGGAGCACCGCGCTGCAGGACCGGCTCCGCGAGGACGTGCGCGCCGCCCTGTCCGGCACGCTGGACGTCGCCGGCCGCCTGGCCAGCCGCGACGCCGGCGAACGCCGCAACCGCCTGGTCGCCGCGCCGAGTGTGGCCGTGCTGCCCGGCGCCTCGGCCTCGGCGACCGTGCTGGAGGTCAAGGCGCGCGACGCGCCGGGCCTGCTGTACCGCGTCGCCTCGGCGCTGGCCGGGACGGGCGTCTCGGTGCGCTCGGCGCGCGTCTCGACGCTCGGCGCCGAGGCCGTCGACGTGTTCTACATCGTCACGGCCACCGGCGCGCAGCTCTCCGACGACGCCGCGCAGCGGGTGGCGGCGGCGGTCGCCGAGGTCCTGTGAAGCCTCAGCGGGTGTTGACCACCTGGAAGGCCTCGGCGATCCGGCCCTCGCCCAGCCCCAGCCGCTGAGCGACGCCCTCGCCCCAGGAGCGCAGCATGCCCTCCAGGTCCGGGTGCCCGTTGGTCTGCGAGGCGTGCGCCTGCAGCGCGGCGACCTTGCGGTCGAAGACGTCGGTGATGTCCACGGCGTGGCCGGCGTTCTTCATCGACATCACCCAGGTCTCCGGGACGGTCCAGGGTTCCAGCCCCTCGTCCTCCAGCAGCTCCGTGTGCGCCCACGGGTTGCGCGCGTCGGGGTAGACCGCCGCGATGGCCGCCTCGCCGACCGCGCGGTGGTCCGGGTGCGAGGCGTAGATGCGCTCCAGGTCCAGCTCGGCGGAGGGGATCAGGACCCGGTCGGGGCGCACCTGGCGGATCACGCGCGAGATGTCGCGGCGCAGCTCCAGCGAGGGCGTCAGGCGGCCGTCCGGCCAGTGCAGGAAGCGGATGTCGGTCACGCCGACGCACTTGGCCGCGGCGGTCTGCTCCGTCTCGCGCAGGGCCGCCACCTCCGAGCGCGGCGTGTCCGGGAACGCCTCGCCGGCGTCGCCGCTGGTCACGATCGCGTAGGTGACCTCGATCCCGGCGTCGGTCCACGTCGCGACGGTGCCGGCGGCACCGAAGTCGACGTCGTCGGGATGCGCGGTGACGACGAGGACGCGGGAGGGGGCGCTGGCGTCGGGCATGAGGGCTCCTGGTTCCGGGGCGGACGGACGGGGGTGGATGCTCTCCACGAGGGGCAACACCGGAGTCACCATCGGTGTTCCGGGCACCGAACCATTATCTCCGGTCCCGCCGGCCGCACCGGTATCGGCCCAGGTGAAAGCCTCATCTGCGCGACCGCTCCCGTCTTGTCGGTGCGGTCTGCGAAAATCCTGGAGTGAGTTCTTCCCTCTTCGCCCCAGGTGCCCTTCCGTTGTTCCCCATGCTCGACGAGATCCGGGAGCAGCGCGGGTCGGGCGAGGGGCGCCACACCGACCGCACCCTGCCCGAACCCCCGGCCTGGGCCGAGGAGTCCGACGCCGAGCGCGAGGGCTGGGACGGGTGGGACGAGCCGGAGGACGCCTGGGTCCCGCCGGAGGAGTCGGCCTCGGCGCGCCAGCTGCTCGACGGCCTGAACGACCCGCAGCGCGAGGCGGTCGTGCACGCCGGCGGACCGCTGCTGATCATCGCCGGCGCCGGCTCGGGCAAGACCCGGGTGCTGGCGCACCGCATCGCCTACCTGGTCGGCGAGCGGCACGCGCACCCCGGCTCGATCCTGGCCATCACCTTCACCAACAAGGCCGCCGCCGAGATGCGCCAGCGCGTGGAGGAACTGGTCGGCCCGCGGGCCCGCCTGATGTGGGTGTCGACCTTCCACTCGGCGTGCGTCCGGATCCTGCGCGCCCAGGCCAAGACCGCGGGCCTGCCGAGCAACTTCTCCATCTACGACACCGCCGACTCCCAGCGCCTGATGACCATGGTCCTGCGCGACCTGGAGATCGACCCGAAGAAGACCACGCCCCGCTCGATGCTCGGCCAGATCTCCAACCTCAAGAACGAGCTGGTCGACCACGACACCTTCTCCAGCCGCGCGCAGACCGAGGCCGAGCGCCAGCTCGCGCAGGTCTACCGGATGTACTCCGACCGCCTGGTCGCGGCCAAGGCGATGGACTTCGACGACATCATCATGACCACGGTGCACCTGCTCCAGGCGTTCCCGATGGTCGCCGAGCACTACCGCCGCCGCTTCCGCCACATCCTGGTGGACGAGTACCAGGACACCAACACCGCGCAGTACCAGTTGGTGAAGGAACTGGTCGGGCAGCACAAGAAGCGCACCGCGGACGGCGACCTGGTCGGGGCCGGCCCGGCCGGCGAGGGCGCCGACGGAGGGAACGCCGAGGAGCTGCCGCCGGGCGAGCTGTGCGTGGTCGGCGACGCGGACCAGTCCATCTACGCCTTCCGCGGCGCGACCATCCGCAACATCATCGAGTTCGAGCGCGACTACCCGGACGCCAAGGTCATCAAGCTGGAGCAGAACTACCGCTCCACCCAGACGATCCTGACCGCGGCGAACGCCGTCATCGAGAACAACAAGGGCCGCCGGGCGAAGAACCTGTGGACCGACTCCGGCGAGGGCAAGCTGATCACCGGCTACGTCGCCGACGACGAGCACTCCGAGGCGCAGTTCGTGGCCGAGGAGATCGACCGCCTCTCCGACGCCAAGGAGACGACCTACGGCGGCGTCGCGGTGTTCTACCGCACCAACGCCCAGTCCCGTGTCTTCGAAGAAGTCTTCGTCCGCATCGGCCTGCCCTACCGCGTGGTCGGCGGCGTCCGCTTCTACGAGCGCAAGGAGGTCCGCGACGCGCTGGCCTACCTGCGCGCGCTGGCCAACGAGGACGACATCGTCTCGGTCCGCCGCATCCTGAACACCCCCAAGCGCGGCATCGGCGAGAAGGCCGAGGAGTCGCTGGAGCGCCTGGCCGCCCGCGACCGCATCTCCTTCGGCGACGCCCTGCGCCGCGCCGACGAGGCGCCGGCCCTGGCCGCGCGCTCGGTGAAGGCCATCCAGGGCTTCACGCAGATGATGGACGAGCTGCGCGAGCTGGCCGCCGAGTACGGCCCCGCGCACGTCCTGGAGGCGATACTGGAGCGCACGGGCCTGCTGCAGGAACTCCAGGACTCCGACGACCCGCAGGACGAGACCCGCATCGAGAACCTCCGCGAACTCCTGGCCGTGGCCCTGGAGTTCGAGCAGGGCCAGCCCGAGGGCCGGCTCCCGGAGTTCCTGGAGCGCGTGGCCCTGGTCGCCGACTCCGACCAGATCCCCGACGGCGAGGACCACGAGGGCATGGTCACCCTGATGACCCTGCACAGCGCCAAGGGCCTGGAGTTCCCGGTGGTCTTCCTCACCGGCATGGAGGACGGCGTCTTCCCGCACATGCGCTCCATGGGCGACAAGAAGGAGATGGAGGAGGAACGCCGCCTGGCCTACGTGGGCATCACCCGCGCCCGCGAGCAGCTCTACGTCTCCCGCTCCGTCTACCGCTCCGCCTGGGGCGCACCGCAGTACAACCCGCCGTCGAAGTTCCTCGCCGAGATCCCCGAAACCCTCGTCGAGTGGGAGCGCACCGCCCCGGAGCCGAAGACCGCCGAACGCTCCCCCTTCGGCGACCGCCGCGGCATCTCGCGCGGCTACCAGCAGCGCAAGGGCCCGGTGAAGGTGATCTCCCTGGACCCCGGCGACCGCGTCATCCACGACTCCTTCGGCATGGGCACCGTCGTCGCGGTCAGCGGCCGCGAGCGCGACGAGGCCACGATCGACTTCGGGTCCTCGGGCGTGCGGACGCTGCTGCTGACGATGGCACCGGTGCAGAAGCTTTAGGGGCTGTGCGCTCCGCGTCGGTGCCGATACCCTCGGTGAGGCTTATCGGATGAATCGGGGGTGAGCGATGAGCTCTGCGACAGGGGACTACCTCGCGCGGCGTCCGGCGTCACGGCCTGTCAGGCTGATCGCCGGCATCGCGGCACTGGAAGCGCTGCCGTTCGCGATCGTCGACTACTCGGCGGTCGGCGGCTGGGGCGCTGCCTTGCCGTGGATGCTGCTGAGCGTCTACCTGCTCCGCGGGCTCTGGAACGGGAGTTCCGCCGCCTGGTACGCGCTCGTGGCGCTGAACATCGTCGTCATCGCGCTGTGCACGTTGACGCTTTTCGCGCACGACGTGCATGTCAGCGGAGGTCCGCTGCTCCTCGCGCGGGTCGGGCTCGAACTGGCGCTGCTGGCCGCCCCCGGTGTGCGTCGCTGGGTCGCGCAGGACTGAGCCCCCGCCGGCCGCCGCCTACGGAACCAGCCCGTGCGCCCGCAGGAACGGCATCGGGTTCACCGCGGTCGACGCCCCCGGCACGCCGGTCATCGGGTCGGCCGGGCCGGGCGGGTGGTATTCGAGGTGCAGGTGCGGGCCGGTGGTGTTCCCGGTGTCGCCGGACAGGGCGATGATCTGGCCGGCCGCGACCTTGCCGCTGCGGACCTTCATCACGCTCAGGTGGCAGTACCAGGTCTGGCTGCCGTCAGGGTGCTGTATCACTATCCGGTAGCCGTACGGGCCGGCCCAGCCGGACTCTATGACCGTTCCGTCGGTGATCGCGACCACCTTGGTGCCGGTCGGCACCGCGAAGTCCTGGCCGGTGTGCAGGTTGACCCAGCGGTCGCCGGACTGGCCGAAGCCGGCGGTCAGCACGTAGTCCTGGACCGGCAGGAAGAACTTCTGCGACATCTCGGCGAGCCGCTGCTTCTCCAGTGCCTGCTGCTGCACCAGTTCGCTGCGCTGCTCGCTGCGGGTCGCGCGGTCGGCGAGGTTGGCGCTGGCGGCGCGCATCTGGAGCAGGTTCTGCTCCAGGCCGTTGGTCGGCGTGGCCGGGCTGGCCGCGTCGGCGGCGGTCTCGGTGTGGGTCGCCGGCAGGCGCAGGCCGCCGACGGCGGCGACCGCCACGGCCGCCACGCCGACCACCGCGGCCGGGGTCGAGGTGAACGCGTGCAGCGTGCGGCGCCCGGACAGCGGCACAGAGGGCCGCGCGGGCTTGCTGCCGAAGGGGCGGGCCGGGGGAGTGCCGCCGGAGCGGCTGCGGCTGCGCAGGGGGGCTTCGTCCTCGCCGCCGTCTTCGTAGCCCTCGGGGTTGTCGTAGCCCTCGGGGTCGCCGTAGCCGTAGCCGGCGTAGTCCTCGGCGTCGTCGTAGTCCGACCCGTCGTAGGCGGCGTTCTCGTACTCGTCGTACTCGCCGTCCGCGTAGCCCTCGCCGTCGTAGGCGTCGTACGTGCCCTCGCCGTCCGGCAGGAGGTCGTACGCGGCTTCGGTGGACCCCGGGGCGTCGTAGATGGCCTCGAAGGTCCCGGTGTCGAAGTCCGGGTGGTGGAAGTTGTGGTCCTCGTACTGCGGCTGCGCACCGTACTGCTGGGCGTCGTAGGCCTGGTGGCCGTACTGCTGCGCGGGCGGCGCGGGCTGCTGCTGGTGCGGCGGCTGCGGCGGCTGGTGGGGCTGCTCGTACTGCGGCTGCGCCTGCTGCGGCTGCTGGGTGGGCTGCGCGTACTGCGCGTACGGATCCTGCCACCCCGGTCCGTCCCACATGGGGCTGGACTCCGGCGCCTGCGGCTGAGCGGGGATCCTCGGCTCGGCCGGGGCCTGCTGCTGTGGCGGCGAATAGGCCGCGTACACCGACTCGTAGTAGCTCTGGTCCATCACGGGCTGCCGGGTCGTGGCGTCCTCGTAGTCGTAGACGGCTCCCTGTTCGTAGAAGCCGGTCTGCGAGGGGGTCTCGTACACCCCGGACCAGTCGTTGACCGCCTGGTACCCGTCGTTTGAACCGTACAGGCTGTCCTCGCCGTTAGGCGTTATGGCCGCCTCCCAGTCGGTATCCCAATGGGACGGACTATGGGACGCACCATGTTTTCCCATGACGGCCAATACCTCCTGGGAACGCGGGACAGCCGATCACAAACGGCGCGGGGACAGCGCCGTTATCGAGTCGCGACTTTAGCGTCTCCAAGGCTCGACGGACAACGGTTCGGCAGACTTTGCGCGCCCTTTGCAAGAGGTTCACTGGCGTTGTCGCAGGAAGTCCGATGATCCTCACGCAGATTGTGCGGACCGTCACAGTGCGGGACTGGAGGGCACCTAGGCCCAGGTCGGTTAGTGTGTGAACCGGTCATGGCGGATCAAGGAAGATCTTCCAGGTGGACATCCCATGGAGGCAGTCGCAATGAGCCAGTCAGCTCCGGTCCGCGTCGTCATCGCGAAGCCCGGCCTGGACGGCCACGACCGCGGCGCGAAGGTCGTGGCGCGGGCGCTGCGCGACGCGGGCGTCGAGGTCATCTACACCGGCCTGCACCAGATGCCCGACCAGATCGTGGCCACCGCGATCCAGGAGGACGCCGACGCCATCGGCCTGTCGATCCTGTCCGGCGCGCACATGACCCAGTGCGCGAAGGTGCTGGAGGTCCTCAAGGAGAAGGACGCCACGGACATCAAGGTGTTCGCCGGCGGCATCATCCCCGAGGCCGACTTCGAGCCGCTCAAGGAGATGGGCGTCGTGGCGATCTTCACGCCCGGCACGCCGACCCAGGCCATCATCGACTGGGTGAACGCGAACCTCGCGCACGCCTGAGCCGAACCCCTGAGCCCGAACCCCTGACGTCACAAAGCCCCACCCCGTTGTCGGTGCCCTGAAATAGTGTTCGGGGCATGGCTGAACGTTGGACCGCCGCCCAGGTCAACTCCCTGGCCCCGGACGCCCCGTCGCAGAAGGCGGGCGCGAAACTCGGAGTGCCGGGTCCGTGGTCGGACACGGGATACCTGGACGCCGAGCGGCTGTTGTGGGGGGACTGCAAAGGCAGCGGGAGCAAGCCGTACCAGGTCACGGTCTCCGTGGCGGACTCGGACACGGCGTATCAGTGCACCTGCCCCAGCAGGAAGTTCCCATGCAAGCACGCGCTGGGCCTGCTGCTGTTGTGGGCGGCGGGCACGATCGCGGACACCGAGACGCTCCCGGACCGGGTCGAGGCCTGGGCCGAGTCCCGGCGGGACCGCGCGGAGAAGTCCGCGGCCCGCAGCGTCGCCAAGGCCGAGAAGGCCGCCGCCGATCCCGAGGGCGCGGCCAAGCGCGCCGCCCAGCGCGCCGAGCGGATCGGCACGGGCCTGGCCGACCTGGACCGCTGGCTCACCGACCAGATCGCGGCCGGCATCAGCGACTCCGCCACGCTCTCCTACAGCGCCGTGGACCCGGTCGCCAAGCGGCTGGTGGACGCGCAGGCGCCGGGGGTGGCGGGCCGGGTCCGGATGCTGGCCTCCGCCCGGTCGGCCTCCGGCGACGCCTGGCCGGACGCGGTCCTGGCCGAGTTCGCCCGGCTGCACCTGCTGTGCCAGGCCTGGACCCGCCTGCCCGAGCTGCCGCCGGCGATGCAGGACACCGTGCGGCGGCGGATCGGGATCTCGGTCGACGCCGACACCGTGCGCCGCGACGGCGAGCGGGT contains these protein-coding regions:
- a CDS encoding SWIM zinc finger family protein, whose product is MAERWTAAQVNSLAPDAPSQKAGAKLGVPGPWSDTGYLDAERLLWGDCKGSGSKPYQVTVSVADSDTAYQCTCPSRKFPCKHALGLLLLWAAGTIADTETLPDRVEAWAESRRDRAEKSAARSVAKAEKAAADPEGAAKRAAQRAERIGTGLADLDRWLTDQIAAGISDSATLSYSAVDPVAKRLVDAQAPGVAGRVRMLASARSASGDAWPDAVLAEFARLHLLCQAWTRLPELPPAMQDTVRRRIGISVDADTVRRDGERVADRWHVLGSRDRAADKLTERRIWLRGAESGRTAMLLAFGAMQQAPTLALPVGAVYRAEMVFHSEVLPLRAQMEAGELDSATTAAAPAGGTLRAAADEFAAALAADPWQEGWPVVIAGAVPDRDGELTDGEGRRVPLLCEDSALWRLLAVSGGHPVTVFGEYTDAGLEPLTVWAEESAVAL